A genomic segment from Bubalus bubalis isolate 160015118507 breed Murrah chromosome 5, NDDB_SH_1, whole genome shotgun sequence encodes:
- the ODF3 gene encoding outer dense fiber protein 3, which produces MAEEVWVGTWRPHRPRGPIMALYSSPGPKYLIPPTTGFVKHTPTKLRAPAYSFRGAPMLLAENCSPGPRYSVNPKILRTGKDLGPAYSILGRYHTKTTLTPGPGDYFPEKSTKHVFDSAPSHSISARTKTFRVDSTPGPAAYMLPMVMGPHTVGKVSQPSFSIKGRSKLGSFSDDLHKTPGPAAYRQTDVQVTKFKAPQYTMAARVEPPGDKTLKPGPGAHSPEKVTMTRPCAPVVSFGIKHSDYMTPLVVDVD; this is translated from the exons ATGGCGGAAGAGGTATGGGTGGGCACCTGGAGGCCCCATCGTCCCCGGGGGCCCATCATGGCCCTCTACAGCAGCCCTGGACCCAAGTACCTGATTCCACCCACCACGG GCTTTGTGAAGCACACACCCACCAAGCTGCGTGCACCAGCCTACAGCTTCCGTGGGGCTCCCATGCTCCTGGCAGAGAACTGCTCTCCAGGGCCCCGCTACAGCGTGAACCCCAAGATACTGAGAACTGGCAAGGATCTTGGCCCCGCCTACTCCATCCTGGGGCGCTACCACACAAAGACCACACTGACCCCTGGCCCTG GCGACTACTTTCCAGAGAAATCTACCAAGCATGTGTTCGACTCGGCCCCCAGCCACTCTATTTCTGCCCGAACCAAGACCTTCCGAGTGGACAGCACCCCAG GCCCCGCAGCCTACATGCTACCCATGGTGATGGGTCCCCACACCGTCGGCAAGGTCTCCCAGCCCTCCTTCTCCATCAAGGGCCGCAGCAAGCTGGGCAGCTTCAGCGACGACCTGCACAAG ACCCCAGGTCCCGCGGCCTACCGCCAGACTGATGTCCAGGTGACTAAGTTCAAGGCTCCACAGTATACCATGGCTGCCCGGGTGGAGCCTCCAGGGGACAAGACGCTAAAGCCAGGACCAGGAGCCCACAGCCCTGAGAAG GTGACGATGACCAGGCCCTGCGCCCCTGTCGTCTCCTTTGGCATCAAACACTCTGACTACATGACGCCCCTGGTCGTGGATGTGGACTAG
- the SCGB1C1 gene encoding secretoglobin family 1C member 1 isoform X2: protein MKRSSALLLAALTVLCTCGLATGEDTEELFMDFLQTLLVGSTEELYEGPLSRCKCWAVRTMPSGPQTWLQAAIGPATQAAMMTTPLPLPYA from the exons ATGAAGAGAAGCAGCGCCCTCCTGCTAGCGGCTCTCACTGTGCTCTGCACCTGCG GGCTGGCCACAGGGGAGGACACCGAAGAGCTTTTCATGGACTTCCTGCAAACGCTGCTGGTGGGGTCTACGGAGGAGCTCTATGAGGGGCCCCTGAGCAG GTGCAAGTGCTGGGCAGTCAGGACGATGCCTAGTGGACCCCAGACGTGGCTCCAAGCAGCCATAGGACCAGCTACACAAGCAGCCATGATGACAACACCCCTACCACTTCCGTATGCATGA
- the SCGB1C1 gene encoding secretoglobin family 1C member 1 isoform X1 codes for MKRSSALLLAALTVLCTCGLATGEDTEELFMDFLQTLLVGSTEELYEGPLSRYNINADAKAAIEELKSCIDGLQPMHKAELVKLLVQVLGSQDDA; via the exons ATGAAGAGAAGCAGCGCCCTCCTGCTAGCGGCTCTCACTGTGCTCTGCACCTGCG GGCTGGCCACAGGGGAGGACACCGAAGAGCTTTTCATGGACTTCCTGCAAACGCTGCTGGTGGGGTCTACGGAGGAGCTCTATGAGGGGCCCCTGAGCAGGTACAACATCAATGCAGATGCCAAGGCAGCAATAGAAGAGCTCAAGTCCTGCATAGACGGCCTACAGCCCATGCACAAGGCGGAGCTGGTCAAGCTGCTG GTGCAAGTGCTGGGCAGTCAGGACGATGCCTAG